In Sphingopyxis sp. 113P3, one DNA window encodes the following:
- a CDS encoding GNAT family N-acetyltransferase has translation MEDGPTWTIREAGGHDAPALALIGAATFLETFAGILDGAAITAHCAAQHSEAAYRAALASGGRAWLAEAEPGGAPVGFALVGKPDLDAAEAGDIELKRIYSLSRFHGSGMGAALMHEVVAAAKGHRRLLLGVYAHNARALAFYRKQGFADIGTRRFNVGGRLYDDRVLARPLAP, from the coding sequence ATGGAGGACGGGCCCACATGGACGATCCGCGAGGCGGGAGGGCATGACGCTCCCGCCCTCGCGCTGATCGGCGCTGCGACCTTTCTCGAGACCTTTGCCGGCATTCTCGACGGCGCCGCGATCACCGCGCATTGCGCCGCGCAGCACAGCGAAGCGGCCTATCGCGCCGCCTTGGCGTCGGGCGGGCGGGCCTGGCTTGCCGAAGCAGAGCCGGGCGGCGCGCCGGTCGGCTTCGCGCTCGTCGGCAAGCCCGATCTCGACGCAGCGGAGGCGGGCGATATCGAGCTGAAACGTATTTACTCGCTCTCGCGCTTTCATGGCAGCGGCATGGGCGCGGCGCTGATGCACGAAGTGGTCGCTGCCGCCAAGGGGCATCGCCGCCTGCTCCTCGGGGTCTATGCCCACAACGCGCGGGCGCTCGCCTTCTATCGCAAACAGGGTTTTGCCGACATCGGAACGCGCCGCTTCAATGTCGGGGGCAGGCTTTACGACGACCGCGTCCTCGCGCGCCCGCTCGCCCCTTGA
- a CDS encoding homocysteine S-methyltransferase family protein: protein MTTNPSTAREALRAAARERILLTDGGWGTQIQLRKLAAADYAGTLGLAHDQKGNNDILALTRPDVVAAIGDSYLAAGSDIVSTNTFSANRISQADYGAEALVADINRESARLGREAADKFEALDGRRRYVAGAVGPTNKTLSLSPDVNNPGYREIDFDELKDVYLEQVIALAEGGADFILIETIFDTLNAKAGIAATLEAETKVGRELPLMISMTLTDLSGRNLSGHTVEAFWYAVRHARPVSVGLNCSFGAAQLRPHVRVLSDLADTLVMVYPNAGLPNELGEYDEQPETTAGLVREWAEHGQVNILGGCCGSTPAHIAAMARAIAGLAPRYIPDVPVRTRLAGLEPFTMAAAS, encoded by the coding sequence ATGACCACCAACCCGTCCACGGCCCGCGAGGCGCTGCGCGCCGCGGCCAGGGAGCGCATCCTGCTCACCGACGGCGGGTGGGGCACGCAGATCCAGCTCCGCAAGCTCGCGGCGGCGGATTATGCGGGCACGCTCGGCCTTGCGCACGACCAGAAGGGTAATAATGACATCCTTGCTCTGACGCGTCCCGACGTCGTTGCCGCGATCGGCGATTCCTATCTGGCCGCGGGGTCCGACATTGTGTCGACCAATACCTTCAGCGCCAACCGGATCAGCCAGGCCGACTATGGCGCCGAGGCGCTGGTCGCCGACATCAACCGCGAAAGCGCCCGGCTGGGGCGCGAGGCGGCCGACAAGTTCGAGGCGCTCGATGGCCGCCGCCGATATGTTGCAGGCGCGGTCGGGCCGACGAACAAGACCCTGTCGCTGTCGCCCGACGTCAACAACCCGGGCTATCGTGAAATCGACTTTGACGAGCTCAAGGATGTCTATCTTGAACAGGTGATCGCGCTTGCCGAGGGCGGGGCCGATTTCATCCTCATCGAGACGATCTTCGACACGCTCAATGCCAAGGCCGGGATCGCCGCAACGCTCGAGGCCGAGACCAAGGTGGGGCGCGAACTGCCGCTGATGATCTCGATGACCCTCACCGATCTTTCGGGCCGCAATCTCTCGGGCCACACGGTCGAGGCCTTCTGGTACGCCGTGCGTCATGCGCGCCCGGTCTCCGTCGGGCTGAACTGCTCCTTCGGCGCGGCGCAGCTTCGCCCGCATGTGCGCGTTCTCTCGGACCTCGCCGATACGCTGGTGATGGTCTATCCGAACGCCGGCCTGCCGAACGAACTTGGCGAATATGACGAGCAGCCCGAGACAACCGCGGGGCTGGTGCGCGAATGGGCCGAACATGGCCAGGTCAATATTCTCGGCGGTTGCTGCGGTTCGACGCCCGCGCATATCGCCGCGATGGCCCGCGCCATCGCGGGCCTTGCCCCGCGCTATATTCCCGACGTACCGGTGCGCACGCGCCTCGCCGGACTTGAGCCCTTTACCATGGCGGCCGCGTCCTGA
- the metF gene encoding methylenetetrahydrofolate reductase, with the protein MISTLNSAAEARRAAASPLFADLAGDISVSFEFFPPKTEKMEAQLWDTFHTLEPLCPSFVSVTYGAGGSTRERTHATVARIAAKSRVPPAAHLTCVEASREEIDAVARAYWEAGVRHIVALRGDVPGGEPYRAHPQGYANAAELVAGLKAIAPFDISVAAYPEVHPDADCPQADLDNLKRKLDAGATRAITQFFFSPDAFLRFRDTAAAAGIDAPIIPGILPVSNVSQTRRMADMCGAAIPPWMVSLFDGLDDLPAARQLIAATIAAEMCRRLYAGGVRDFHFYTLNRAELSYAICHLLGLRPAAQPIKEQAA; encoded by the coding sequence ATGATCTCGACTCTCAACAGCGCCGCGGAGGCGCGCCGCGCTGCGGCCTCGCCGCTTTTCGCCGATCTTGCTGGCGATATCAGCGTCAGCTTCGAATTCTTCCCGCCAAAGACCGAGAAGATGGAAGCGCAGCTCTGGGACACTTTCCATACGCTCGAGCCGCTCTGCCCGAGCTTCGTCTCGGTCACTTATGGTGCCGGTGGATCGACGCGCGAGCGCACCCACGCGACAGTCGCGCGCATCGCGGCGAAAAGCAGGGTTCCGCCCGCAGCGCACCTCACGTGCGTCGAGGCGTCGCGGGAAGAGATTGACGCGGTTGCGCGGGCCTATTGGGAGGCCGGCGTGCGCCATATTGTTGCGCTGCGGGGCGATGTGCCAGGCGGCGAGCCCTATCGCGCGCACCCGCAAGGCTATGCGAATGCCGCCGAGCTCGTCGCGGGTCTCAAGGCCATTGCACCCTTCGACATTTCGGTCGCGGCCTACCCCGAGGTTCATCCCGACGCAGACTGTCCGCAGGCCGACCTCGACAATCTGAAGCGCAAGCTCGACGCGGGCGCCACGCGTGCGATCACGCAGTTCTTCTTTTCGCCCGACGCCTTCCTGCGCTTTCGCGATACCGCGGCCGCAGCGGGAATCGACGCCCCGATCATCCCTGGCATCCTGCCGGTGTCGAACGTGTCGCAGACGCGGCGGATGGCGGACATGTGCGGCGCCGCAATCCCCCCATGGATGGTGTCGCTGTTCGACGGGCTCGACGATCTGCCGGCAGCGCGCCAGCTCATCGCCGCGACGATCGCGGCCGAAATGTGCCGCCGCCTCTATGCGGGCGGAGTACGCGATTTTCACTTCTACACGCTCAACCGGGCGGAGCTCAGCTACGCCATCTGCCACCTGCTCGGCCTGCGCCCCGCCGCCCAGCCCATCAAGGAGCAAGCTGCATGA
- a CDS encoding ArsR/SmtB family transcription factor, which yields MTELLDIFRALADPTRLRIVALLREMELAIGELALVLEQSQPRVSRHVRILVDAGIIERRREGSWVFLRIVAQGPVSNMIARAEEWPFSPREALVVAHDARRLAAVRADRVAAAERYFAEHAAEWDAIRSRHVAESEVEAAMLAMVAGRRLGHLLDIGTGTGRMAEIFAPTVRRITALDRSPDMLRIARAKLADQPVPIDLVQGDFLNLPMADASIDSIVIHQALHFAHEPDRVIAEAGRVLRGGGHLLVVDFAPHEDEELRTLAAHARLGFSDAQIRGWFASSGLLLEATQTLEGGELAVKLWLGRRRSDEDQPPLAHEGDGPRRRLAA from the coding sequence ATGACCGAGCTGCTCGACATTTTCCGTGCCCTCGCCGATCCGACGCGTCTGCGTATCGTCGCGCTGCTGCGCGAGATGGAACTCGCGATCGGCGAGCTTGCTCTGGTGCTCGAACAGAGTCAGCCCCGCGTCTCGCGTCATGTCCGCATCCTCGTCGACGCAGGAATCATCGAGCGCAGGCGCGAGGGAAGCTGGGTTTTTCTGCGTATCGTTGCGCAAGGACCGGTGAGCAACATGATTGCCCGCGCCGAGGAATGGCCCTTCTCGCCGCGCGAGGCGCTCGTCGTTGCGCACGACGCGCGCCGGCTCGCCGCGGTCCGGGCCGATCGCGTGGCTGCGGCTGAGCGCTATTTCGCCGAGCATGCCGCCGAATGGGATGCCATCCGCTCGCGCCACGTCGCCGAGAGCGAGGTTGAGGCCGCGATGCTCGCGATGGTGGCGGGCCGCCGCCTTGGGCACCTGCTCGACATCGGCACGGGCACCGGCCGTATGGCCGAAATCTTTGCGCCGACGGTGCGCCGCATCACCGCGCTCGACCGCAGTCCCGACATGCTCCGCATCGCGCGAGCGAAGCTTGCCGATCAGCCCGTGCCGATCGACCTCGTCCAGGGCGATTTCCTGAACCTGCCGATGGCCGATGCCAGCATCGACAGCATCGTCATCCACCAGGCGCTGCACTTCGCGCACGAGCCGGACCGCGTCATTGCGGAAGCTGGCCGGGTATTGCGCGGCGGCGGACACCTCCTCGTCGTCGATTTTGCCCCGCACGAGGATGAGGAGTTGCGCACGCTTGCGGCACATGCCCGCCTCGGCTTTTCGGACGCGCAGATCCGGGGATGGTTCGCCTCCTCCGGTCTGCTCCTCGAGGCCACCCAGACGCTTGAAGGTGGGGAGCTGGCCGTAAAGCTCTGGCTCGGCCGCCGCCGTAGCGATGAAGACCAACCGCCGCTCGCCCACGAGGGCGACGGCCCGCGCAGAAGGCTTGCGGCATGA
- a CDS encoding DJ-1/PfpI family protein, translating to MSERVTIVFALFPGITQLDFTAPAQALSRMPGARLAGAAATRDPIATDSGFAILPTHDFGDAPQADILCVPGGHGVADAIADPATTDFIARQAAGAAWVTSVCTGAFLLGRAGLLGGKRATTHWAYTQLLPLVGAELAPGRIVEDGHIVTAGGVTSGLDFALTLIGRIRGDAAAQAIQLAIEYDPAPPFPGGHPDRAPAAVTGGLKARVYDAAAARMEAALRG from the coding sequence ATGAGCGAGCGCGTCACGATCGTCTTCGCGCTGTTTCCCGGCATCACCCAGCTCGATTTTACCGCGCCCGCGCAGGCGCTGAGCCGGATGCCGGGCGCACGGCTCGCAGGCGCAGCGGCGACGCGCGATCCGATCGCGACCGACAGCGGCTTTGCGATTCTCCCGACGCATGACTTCGGCGATGCGCCCCAGGCCGACATCCTGTGCGTCCCCGGAGGTCACGGTGTCGCAGATGCCATCGCCGATCCTGCCACAACAGATTTCATCGCCCGGCAGGCCGCGGGCGCGGCATGGGTTACAAGCGTGTGCACCGGCGCTTTCCTCCTCGGCCGCGCCGGGCTGCTCGGCGGCAAGCGCGCGACGACGCACTGGGCCTATACCCAGCTCTTGCCCCTGGTCGGCGCAGAGCTCGCGCCGGGACGCATCGTCGAGGACGGCCATATCGTCACCGCGGGCGGCGTAACCTCGGGGCTCGATTTCGCGCTCACCCTGATCGGTCGGATTCGCGGCGACGCGGCGGCGCAGGCAATCCAGCTCGCGATCGAATATGACCCCGCCCCGCCCTTTCCTGGCGGCCACCCTGATCGCGCGCCGGCCGCGGTCACCGGCGGATTGAAAGCGCGCGTCTATGACGCCGCGGCCGCCCGGATGGAGGCAGCGCTGCGGGGTTGA
- a CDS encoding patatin-like protein — MREKELRFALICYGGISLAVYMHGITKEVWRLAAASRAFHDGETIEGSGRVYRDLLADILANTNIRLRVLADIVAGASAGGINGVFLARALATGQSLDPLTELWLTDADVDRLIDPDARPLSAATKFWAVPIAGWAMKRRGNVIDRTVGGAAQEEVRAKLSRFVRARWFEPPFGGETFSNLILDAFDAMDGGPRGPALVPAGQPVDLFVSVTDFAGHSMPLALNSPARVTEQEHRLVIHFRHDGRAGKRLDDVPGLAAAARATASFPGAFPPFTLREIDAVLKKRGIAWPDRADFIRVQLPQSDEADPADRVLIDGSVLANAPFRPAIAALRQRPARREIDRRFVYIDPKPDYRSISFNRHGDPVEGGEKKLPGFLTTILGALSEIPREQPIRDNVEAIEAMSRRIRRMQHIVDAMKVEVEEQVAALFGTTFFLGTPTPARLERWRTRAQTEAASRAGFAYAPYGHLKLSAIVEELARVIDRLAPAEGAVHRANRRQALWDEVRARGLDRISGRKGAGASRDAIDFFRTHDIGFRIRRLRFLARELDAAVEAKRDERDPACEAMREAIFAALGIYLEREGDSWLGDLDIPDDAGLGAWIDAIADRRDLVAVDGEADVLLAKALGALPKDDRRTMLLAYLGYPFYDIATLPLLQGEGFDEFDPIKIDRISPSDATAIRTGGAAAMLKGIEFNSFGAFFSRAYRENDYLWGRLHGADRLIDIVASSVTGDGAMTAEALADLKRQAFHAILDEEESRLPQVAALIAKLREEIGPVPPVREGQGATG; from the coding sequence ATGCGGGAAAAGGAACTGCGTTTCGCACTGATATGCTATGGCGGCATCAGCCTTGCCGTTTACATGCACGGCATAACCAAGGAAGTGTGGCGGCTCGCGGCAGCGTCGCGCGCCTTTCATGATGGCGAGACGATCGAGGGATCGGGCCGGGTCTATCGCGACCTTCTTGCGGACATTCTTGCAAACACCAACATCCGCCTGCGAGTCCTTGCAGACATTGTCGCAGGCGCGAGCGCGGGCGGGATCAACGGCGTCTTCCTTGCGCGCGCCCTCGCGACCGGGCAATCGCTCGATCCGCTCACCGAATTGTGGCTGACCGACGCCGATGTCGACCGGCTGATCGACCCCGATGCGCGGCCGCTTTCGGCGGCCACGAAATTCTGGGCGGTGCCGATCGCCGGATGGGCGATGAAGCGACGCGGCAACGTCATCGACCGCACCGTCGGCGGCGCAGCGCAGGAGGAAGTGCGCGCAAAACTGTCCCGCTTCGTGCGCGCCCGCTGGTTCGAGCCCCCCTTTGGCGGCGAGACATTCTCCAACCTGATTCTGGATGCCTTCGACGCGATGGATGGTGGACCGCGCGGGCCCGCGCTGGTCCCGGCGGGGCAGCCCGTGGACCTTTTCGTATCGGTTACCGACTTTGCCGGGCACAGCATGCCGCTTGCGCTCAACAGTCCGGCGCGCGTGACCGAGCAGGAGCACCGGCTCGTTATCCATTTCCGGCACGACGGCCGCGCGGGCAAGCGCCTCGACGACGTTCCCGGCCTCGCCGCGGCAGCGCGCGCGACCGCGAGTTTCCCGGGCGCATTCCCACCCTTTACGCTGCGCGAGATCGACGCGGTGCTCAAAAAGCGCGGCATCGCCTGGCCCGACCGCGCCGACTTCATTCGCGTCCAGCTGCCACAAAGCGATGAAGCCGATCCCGCCGACCGGGTGCTGATCGACGGATCGGTGCTCGCCAACGCGCCCTTCCGGCCGGCCATCGCGGCGTTGAGGCAGCGGCCTGCACGGCGCGAAATCGACCGGCGCTTCGTCTATATCGACCCCAAACCCGATTATCGCTCGATCAGTTTCAACCGCCACGGCGACCCTGTCGAGGGCGGGGAGAAGAAGCTACCGGGCTTTTTGACCACCATCCTCGGCGCGCTCTCCGAAATTCCACGCGAGCAGCCGATCCGCGACAATGTCGAGGCCATTGAGGCGATGTCGCGGCGCATCCGCCGCATGCAGCATATCGTCGACGCGATGAAGGTCGAGGTCGAGGAACAGGTGGCAGCGCTCTTCGGCACCACCTTCTTTCTCGGAACACCGACCCCGGCGCGGCTCGAACGGTGGCGCACCAGGGCGCAGACCGAGGCTGCGTCGCGCGCGGGTTTCGCCTATGCGCCCTACGGGCATCTCAAGCTGTCGGCGATCGTCGAGGAATTGGCGCGCGTGATCGACCGGTTGGCCCCGGCCGAGGGCGCCGTTCACCGCGCCAACCGCCGCCAGGCCCTCTGGGACGAGGTACGCGCGCGCGGGCTCGACCGGATTTCGGGCAGGAAGGGCGCGGGCGCAAGCCGCGATGCAATCGATTTCTTTCGCACCCACGACATTGGTTTTCGCATCCGCCGCCTGCGCTTTCTGGCACGCGAGCTCGACGCCGCGGTCGAAGCGAAGCGCGACGAGCGCGATCCCGCGTGCGAGGCCATGCGCGAGGCGATCTTTGCCGCGCTCGGCATCTACCTGGAACGCGAGGGGGACAGCTGGCTTGGCGACCTCGACATCCCTGATGATGCGGGACTTGGCGCATGGATCGACGCGATTGCCGACCGGCGGGATCTCGTCGCGGTCGATGGCGAGGCCGATGTGCTCCTCGCCAAAGCGCTGGGCGCGCTGCCCAAGGACGACCGGCGGACAATGCTGCTCGCCTATCTTGGATATCCATTCTACGACATCGCGACGCTGCCGCTGCTGCAGGGCGAGGGGTTTGACGAATTCGACCCGATCAAGATCGACCGCATTTCCCCCTCCGATGCAACCGCGATCCGTACCGGCGGCGCCGCCGCGATGCTCAAGGGTATCGAGTTCAACAGCTTCGGCGCCTTCTTCAGCCGAGCCTACCGGGAGAACGACTATCTATGGGGCCGGCTCCACGGCGCCGACCGGCTGATCGACATCGTGGCCTCGAGTGTCACTGGCGACGGCGCGATGACCGCAGAGGCGCTCGCGGACCTCAAGCGGCAGGCATTCCATGCGATCCTCGACGAGGAGGAAAGCCGGTTGCCGCAGGTCGCTGCGCTGATCGCCAAGCTCAGGGAAGAGATTGGCCCTGTCCCGCCTGTGCGCGAAGGGCAAGGGGCGACCGGGTGA
- the dnaJ gene encoding molecular chaperone DnaJ, which translates to MSLDIDYYELLEVDRTADDKALKAAYRKLAMQYHPDKNPGCSDSEARFKAINEAYDCLKDPQKRAAYDRFGKAGVQGGANGFGGGADFGDIGDIFESIFGSAFGGRQQQRGPARGADLRYDMEIRLEDAFTGCTREIQVDVAARCDACDGSGARPGTSTHRCGTCGGHGKVRAQQGFFMVERTCPACQGAGEVIADPCTACHGEGRVERRKTLTVNIPAGVDEGTRIRLSGEGESGARGAAPGDLYIFLHMARHRVFEREGTTLFTRAPISFTTAALGGEISIPGLDGSRHDIRIPAGIQSGKQLRQRGAGMPVLNGRGHGDLVVQIDVETPTKLSAKQKELLQAFRETETGEECPASQGFFGRIKEMWEDLTD; encoded by the coding sequence ATGTCGCTCGACATCGATTATTATGAACTGCTGGAAGTCGACCGGACCGCTGACGACAAGGCGCTGAAGGCCGCCTATCGCAAGCTCGCCATGCAATATCACCCGGACAAGAATCCCGGGTGCAGCGATAGCGAGGCGCGCTTCAAGGCGATCAACGAAGCCTATGACTGCCTGAAAGATCCGCAGAAGCGGGCGGCCTATGATCGCTTCGGCAAGGCGGGTGTCCAGGGCGGAGCGAACGGCTTTGGCGGCGGGGCCGATTTCGGTGACATTGGCGACATTTTTGAATCGATCTTCGGATCGGCATTCGGCGGCCGCCAGCAGCAGCGTGGCCCCGCGCGCGGTGCTGACCTTCGCTATGACATGGAAATCCGGCTCGAGGACGCCTTCACCGGTTGCACCCGTGAAATCCAGGTCGACGTCGCCGCGCGCTGCGACGCCTGCGACGGCTCCGGGGCCAGGCCGGGCACGTCCACCCATCGCTGCGGAACCTGCGGCGGTCACGGCAAGGTGAGGGCTCAGCAGGGCTTCTTCATGGTCGAGCGCACCTGTCCCGCCTGTCAGGGCGCGGGCGAGGTCATCGCGGACCCCTGCACCGCCTGTCATGGCGAAGGCCGCGTCGAGCGGCGCAAGACGCTGACCGTCAACATTCCGGCCGGAGTGGACGAGGGTACGCGCATTCGCCTGTCGGGCGAGGGGGAAAGCGGTGCGCGCGGCGCAGCACCGGGCGACCTCTACATCTTCCTTCACATGGCGCGGCACCGGGTCTTCGAGCGCGAAGGAACCACGCTGTTCACGCGGGCCCCGATCAGCTTCACAACCGCAGCGCTCGGCGGCGAGATCAGCATTCCAGGGCTCGACGGCAGCCGGCACGACATCCGCATCCCTGCAGGCATCCAGTCGGGCAAGCAGCTGCGCCAGCGCGGCGCGGGCATGCCCGTGCTCAATGGCCGCGGCCACGGCGACCTTGTGGTCCAGATCGATGTCGAGACGCCGACCAAGCTGAGTGCGAAGCAGAAGGAATTGCTCCAGGCGTTCCGCGAAACCGAGACGGGCGAGGAATGTCCCGCGAGCCAGGGCTTTTTCGGCCGCATCAAGGAAATGTGGGAAGATCTGACGGATTAA
- the dnaK gene encoding molecular chaperone DnaK, with protein MAKVIGIDLGTTNSCVAVMEGGKPKVIDNVEGARTTPSIVAFAKDGERLIGQPAKRQAVTNPENTVFAVKRLIGRRFDDPMTKKDMELVPYNIVKGNNGDAWVKAGGEDYSPSQISAFILQKMKETAEAYLGEKVEQAVITVPAYFNDAQRQATKDAGKIAGLEVLRIINEPTAAALAYGLDKQDNKTIAVYDLGGGTFDISILEVGDGVFEVKSTNGDTFLGGEDFDSKLVEFLADTFKKDEGIDLRTDKLALQRLKEAAEKAKIELSSAATTEVNLPFITADANGPKHLVKTITRADLEKLVEDLVKRTLEPCKKAIKDAGVSASEIDEVVLVGGMTRMPRVREVVKDFFGKEPHTGVNPDEVVAIGAAIQAGVLQGDVKDVLLLDVTPLSLGIETLGGVFTRMIDRNTTIPTKKSQVYSTADDNQSAVTIRVFQGEREMAADNKLLGQFDLVGIPPAPRGVPQIEVTFDIDANGIVSVHAKDKGTGKEQQIKIQASGGLSDADIEQMVKDAEQFAEEDKKRREAAEAKNNAESLIHSTERQLEEHGDKVDAALKGEIEAAIAEAKTAVEGGDPAVMTEKSQALAQVAMKLGQAIYEKEQQAAASPGAEAGETKADEDVVDAEFSEVEDDKK; from the coding sequence ATGGCCAAAGTGATCGGGATCGACCTCGGCACCACCAACAGCTGCGTCGCGGTGATGGAAGGCGGCAAGCCCAAGGTTATCGACAATGTGGAAGGCGCGCGCACGACACCGTCGATCGTCGCCTTCGCCAAGGACGGCGAGCGGCTGATCGGCCAGCCGGCGAAGCGCCAGGCAGTGACCAATCCCGAAAATACCGTCTTCGCGGTGAAGCGCCTGATCGGCCGCCGCTTCGACGATCCCATGACGAAGAAGGACATGGAACTCGTCCCCTATAATATCGTCAAGGGCAACAATGGCGACGCCTGGGTCAAGGCGGGCGGCGAGGATTATTCGCCCTCGCAGATCAGCGCGTTCATCCTTCAGAAGATGAAGGAAACCGCCGAGGCCTATCTTGGTGAAAAGGTCGAGCAGGCGGTCATCACCGTTCCCGCTTACTTCAACGACGCGCAGCGCCAGGCGACCAAGGACGCGGGCAAGATCGCAGGCCTTGAAGTGCTTCGCATCATCAACGAGCCGACCGCGGCTGCGCTCGCTTACGGCCTCGACAAGCAGGACAACAAGACCATCGCGGTCTATGACCTTGGCGGCGGCACCTTCGACATTTCGATTCTCGAAGTCGGCGACGGCGTGTTCGAGGTGAAATCGACCAACGGCGACACCTTCCTTGGCGGTGAGGACTTCGACAGCAAGCTGGTCGAATTTCTGGCCGATACCTTCAAGAAGGACGAGGGGATCGACCTGCGCACCGACAAGCTCGCGCTGCAGCGGCTGAAGGAAGCTGCGGAAAAAGCGAAGATCGAGCTGTCTTCCGCCGCGACCACCGAAGTCAACCTGCCCTTCATCACTGCCGATGCCAACGGGCCGAAGCATCTCGTCAAGACGATCACCCGAGCCGACCTTGAAAAGCTGGTCGAGGATCTGGTGAAGCGCACGCTCGAGCCCTGCAAGAAGGCCATCAAGGATGCCGGCGTCAGCGCGAGCGAAATCGACGAGGTCGTGCTCGTTGGCGGCATGACCCGCATGCCGCGCGTGCGCGAGGTCGTGAAGGATTTCTTCGGCAAGGAGCCGCACACCGGTGTGAACCCCGATGAGGTCGTCGCCATCGGCGCCGCAATCCAGGCGGGCGTGCTGCAGGGCGACGTCAAGGACGTTCTGCTGCTCGACGTGACTCCGCTCAGCCTCGGTATCGAGACGCTGGGCGGCGTGTTCACGCGCATGATCGACCGGAACACGACGATCCCGACCAAGAAGAGCCAGGTCTATTCGACGGCGGACGACAATCAGTCCGCGGTAACGATCCGCGTCTTCCAGGGTGAGCGCGAAATGGCGGCGGACAACAAGCTGCTGGGCCAGTTCGACCTCGTCGGCATCCCGCCGGCACCGCGCGGCGTGCCGCAGATCGAGGTGACCTTCGACATCGATGCCAACGGCATCGTGTCGGTCCACGCCAAGGACAAGGGCACCGGCAAGGAACAGCAGATCAAGATCCAGGCCTCGGGCGGGCTTTCGGATGCGGACATCGAGCAGATGGTCAAGGACGCCGAGCAGTTCGCCGAAGAGGACAAGAAGCGTCGCGAGGCGGCTGAGGCGAAGAACAACGCCGAAAGCCTGATCCACTCGACCGAACGCCAGCTTGAAGAGCATGGCGACAAGGTCGACGCGGCGTTGAAGGGCGAGATCGAGGCGGCGATCGCCGAAGCCAAGACCGCGGTCGAGGGCGGCGACCCCGCCGTCATGACCGAAAAGTCCCAGGCGCTCGCGCAGGTTGCCATGAAGCTTGGCCAGGCGATCTACGAGAAGGAGCAGCAGGCCGCCGCGTCGCCCGGCGCCGAAGCCGGCGAGACCAAGGCCGACGAAGATGTCGTCGACGCCGAATTCTCGGAAGTCGAGGACGACAAGAAGTAA
- a CDS encoding copper chaperone PCu(A)C encodes MKPFAVALLTAAALPLSGCSENLGQGPVLHVASGYIEMGATPDRPAAGYFTIKGGPRAVELMAVSSDLAQRVEMHETVKENGVVSMKPLRSAPVPAKGELAFKPGGKHLMIWNINGAAVRAGKLPMIFVFSNNNNERILFDLTIRKAPGGGDAKGAAMDHGAMDMGGTEADKAAGKGAADAAKK; translated from the coding sequence ATGAAGCCCTTCGCCGTTGCCCTTCTCACCGCCGCCGCCCTGCCTCTTTCGGGATGCAGCGAAAATCTCGGTCAGGGGCCGGTGCTGCACGTTGCGAGCGGCTATATCGAGATGGGCGCGACCCCGGACCGTCCGGCGGCAGGCTATTTCACCATCAAGGGCGGCCCTCGCGCTGTCGAATTGATGGCTGTGAGCTCGGACCTTGCCCAGCGCGTCGAGATGCACGAAACCGTCAAGGAAAATGGCGTCGTGTCGATGAAGCCGCTACGCAGCGCGCCGGTGCCCGCAAAGGGCGAGCTTGCGTTCAAGCCGGGCGGCAAGCATCTGATGATCTGGAACATCAACGGGGCCGCGGTGCGGGCAGGCAAACTGCCGATGATCTTCGTTTTCTCGAACAACAATAATGAACGCATCCTCTTCGACCTCACGATCCGGAAGGCTCCGGGAGGAGGCGACGCGAAGGGCGCGGCGATGGATCATGGCGCGATGGATATGGGCGGCACCGAGGCCGACAAGGCAGCAGGAAAAGGCGCGGCGGACGCGGCGAAGAAATAG